One segment of Dermochelys coriacea isolate rDerCor1 chromosome 5, rDerCor1.pri.v4, whole genome shotgun sequence DNA contains the following:
- the TJP2 gene encoding tight junction protein ZO-2 isoform X8, with protein sequence MEELIWEQYTVTLQKDSKRGFGIAVSGGRDNPHFENGETSIVISDVLPGGPADGLLHENDRVVMVNGTLMENVPHSFAVQQLRKSGKVAVIVVKRPRKVQLTALRRSPSLDHDDRAFDVLDDQVEFDGRSARSGYSDRSWHSGHGGRSQSWGNSPDRNYRRDQDRGRNYSRDHSRERSYSRDGRRGRSIDRERSLDRERRRDWSRGRSIDRERSLDRERRRDWSRGRSIDRDDSYERGAGDYSPARDYSHRHQPDPRYDKEARSHSRDRLNSHSPLPEPRRQHEYPGQQYQDRPIGVLLTKSKPNEEYGLRLGSQIFIKEMTGTGLATKDGNLYEGDIILKINGTVTENMSLADARKLIEKSRGKLQLVVLRDRKQTLLNIPSLHDSDSEIEDISEIESNRSSSPQDDQKLYHSDFDSHSSNEKLKEKPNTKEDPPNRLSRMGAMPTPFKSTSDIAAAAAVMVTDTNKEPKYKDDPPVSQPKVAPRTFLRPSPEDEAIYGPNTKMVKFKKGDSVGLRLAGGNDVGIFVAGIQEGTSADQEGLQEGDQILKVNMQDFRGIVREDAVLYLLEIPKGETVTILAQSKYEVYRDIMACGRGDSFFIRSHFECEKESPQSLAFTRGEIFRVVDTLYDGKLGNWLAVRIGNELEKGIIPNKSRAEQMASVQNAQRDGSSDRADFWRMRGQRSGMKKNLRKSREDLTAIASVSTKFPAYERVLLREAGFKRPVVTFGPIADIAMEKLSNDFPDLYQTAKTEPKDAGSEKLTGVVRLNTVRQIIEQNKHALLDVTPKAVDLLNYTQWFPIVVFFNPDSKQGVKTMRQRLSPTSNKSSRKLFDQANKLKKTCSYLFTATINLNSANDSWYGSLKDTIQQQQVEAVWVSEGKMEGMDDDMEDRMSYLTAMGADYLSCDSRLISDLEDTDGEGGAYTDNELDEPSDEPSVSSISRSSEPVQHEEGKLQNKEDVYDFPKNYESKPNSSSIVSNETSAVLSKAAAPPVSVKPAFGRPILKTSQPAVPATEEEEEKAEEDVNGQESAPKSVLGKVKIFEKMDHKARLQRIQELQEAQNARLEMAQKHPDIYAVPIKTQKPDQNWPQPMSSRPPEPQKPPARPYLENRGSYGSEAEEEDYRRQLSDHSKRGYYGQPSRYRDTEL encoded by the exons ATGGAAGAGTTGATATGGGAACAGTACACTGTGACCTTACAAAAG GATTCAAAAAGAGGGTTTGGGATTGCAGTTTCCGGTGGCAGAGACAACCctcattttgaaaatggtgaAACGTCCATAGTTATCTCAGATGTACTCCCAGGTGGCCCAGCAGATGGATTACTTCA CGAAAATGACCGGGTGGTCATGGTTAATGGGACCCTGATGGAAAATGTTCCCCATTCTTTTGCAGTGCAGCAGTTAAGAAAAAGTGGGAAAGTGGCTGTCATT gtAGTGAAAAGACCACGGAAAGTGCAGCTCACCGCTCTAAGGAGAAGCCCCTCTCTTGACCATGATGATAGAGCTTTCGATGTACTGGATGACCAAGTAGAGTTTGATGGCAGGAGTGCTCGAAGTGGCTATAGTGATCGGAGCTGGCATAGCGGCCATGGAGGGCGCAGCCAAAGCTGGGGAAACAGCCCTGATAGGAACTACCGAAGAGATCAAGATAGAGGGCGCAACTACAGCAGAGACCACAGCAGAGAACGCAGCTACAGCCGGGATGGACGTCGTGGCAGGAGCATCGACAGGGAGAGAAGCTTGGACCGAGAACGCAGAAGagactggagcaggggcaggagcatCGACAGGGAGAGAAGCTTGGACCGAGAACGCAGAAGagactggagcaggggcaggagcatCGACAGGGATGATAGCTATGAACGTGGTGCTGGTGACTACAGCCCAGCCAGGGATTACAGTCACAGACATCAGCCTGACCCTAGATATGACAAGGAAGCAAGGAGTCATAGTCGAGACAGACTGAATTCTCACAGCCCCTTGCCTGAACCACGACGCCAACACGAGTACCCAGGACAACAGTACCAGGATAGACCTATTGGTGTTCTCCTAACAAAAAGCAAACCCAATGAAG aGTATGGTCTCCGCCTTGGAAGTCAGATTTTCATAAAAGAAATGACCGGTACTGGCCTGGCAACTAAAGATGGTAATCTGTATGAAGGAGACATAATACTCAAG ATTAATGGTACAGTAACAGAGAATATGTCGCTAGCTGATGCCCGAAAATTGATTGAGAAATCACGAGGAAAACTCCAGTTGGTAGTCCTGAGAGACAGAAAACAGACACTGCTCAACATCCCTTCGTTGCATGACAGTGACTCAGAAATAGAAG ATATTTCTGAAATTGAGTCAAACCGATCAAGCTCCCCTCAAGATGACCAAAAATTATATCACTCTGATTTCGACTCTCATTCCTCCAATGAAAAACTGAAGGAAAAGCCAAA TACAAAAGAGGATCCACCCAACAGGTTGTCCAGGATGGGAGCAATGCCCACGCCTTTTAAATCAACCAGTGatatagctgctgctgctgctgtcatggTCACCGACACAAACAAAGAACCAAAGTACAAAGATGACCCGCCAG TATCTCAACCAAAAGTAGCCCCAAGAACCTTTCTTCGGCCTAGTCCTGAAGATGAAGCAATATACGG TCCTAATACGAAGATGGTAAAATTCAAGAAAGGAGACAGCGTGGGTCTACGGCTGGCAGGTGGGAATGATGTAGGGATATTTGTTGCTGGAATTCAAGAAGGCACTTCAGCTGACCAGGAGGGGCTACAGGAAGGAGATCAGATTCTTAAG GTAAACATGCAGGATTTTAGAGGCATTGTGCGGGAGGATGCTGTTCTCTACCTGTTAGAAATTCCCAAAGGTGAAACTGTGACCATTTTGGCTCAGAGCAAATATGAAG TGTATAGAGACATAATGGCCTGTGGCAGAGGAGATTCATTTTTCATAAGGAGTCACTTTGAATGTGAGAAGGAATCTCCACAGAGTTTAGCATTCACCAGAGGGGAGATCTTCCGAGTAGTTGATACACTGTACGACGGCAAACTGGGTAACTGGCTGGCTGTGAGAATTGGAAATGAACTGGAAAAGGGCATCATTCCAAATAAAAGCAG AGCTGAGCAAATGGCCAGTGTTCAGAATGCCCAAAGAGATGGCTCGAGTGACAGGGCAGATTTCTGGAGAATGCGTGGCCAACGATCTGGAATGAAAAAGAATCTGAGAAAGAGTCGTGAAGATCTGACAGCGATTGCATCTGTTAGCACAAAGTTCCCGGCCTATGAGCGAGTTCTGCTGCGAGAGG ctggTTTTAAGAGACCTGTGGTGACATTTGGCCCCATTGCAGATATAGCGATGGAAAAGCTGTCAAACGACTTCCCTGATCTGTATCAAACTGCCA AGACAGAACCCAAAGATGCAGGTTCAGAGAAGTTAACTGGTGTGGTGCGTTTAAATACTGTGAGGCAAATTATTGAGCAG AATAAACATGCTTTGTTGGATGTGACTCCTAAAGCAGTGGATCTGTTGAACTATACCCAGTGGTTCCCAATTGTAGTCTTCTTCAACCCAGACAGTAAACAGGGTGTGAAAACTATGAGACAAAGGCTAAGTCCCACATCTAACAAGAGTTCCCGGAAACTTTTCGATCAAGCAAATAAGCTGAAGAAGACTTGCTCCTATCTTTTTACAG CTACCATCAATTTGAATTCAGCCAATGATAGCTGGTACGGCAGCCTCAAAGATACAATTCAGCAACAGCAAGTTGAAGCAGTATGGGTATCGGAAGGAAAG ATGGAAGGAATGGATGATGACATGGAAGATCGCATGTCATACCTAACAGCTATGGGTGCTGACTACCTGAGCTGTGACAGCCGCTTGATCAGTGACTTGGAAGACACAGATGGAGAAGGAGGTGCATACACGGACAATGAGCTTGATGAGCCATCAGATGAACCAAGTGTTTCCTCTATTAGCCGATCTTCTGAGCCTGTGCAGCACGAGGAG GGTAAACTACAAAACAAAGAGGATGTTTATGACTTTCCCAAGAACTATGAATCCAAACCAAATAGCTCTAGCATTGTCAGCAATGAGACTTCAGCTGTATTATCTAAAGCAGCAGCACCTCCTGTTTCTGTGAAACCTGCCTTTGGGCGTCCTATACTGAAGACATCTCAGCCAGCAGTTCCAgccacagaggaggaggaggaaaaggcagAGGAAGATGTAAATGGACAAGAGAGTGCTCCGAAATCTGTACTGGGGAAAGTTAAAATATTTGAGAAGATGGATCACAAGGCAAGGTTGCAAAGAATACAAGAGCTACAAGAGGCACAGAATGCCAGG CTGGAAATGGCTCAGAAACACCCAGATATCTATGCTGTCCCAATCAAAACACAGAAGCCAGACCAGAACTGGCCTCAGCCCATGAG TTCCAGACCTCCAGAGCCTCAGAAACCCCCTGCCCGGCCTTACTTAGAAAATCGAGGAAGTTATGGCAGTGAAGCAGAGGAGGAAGATTACCGTCGGCAGCTATCAGATCACTCCAAGCGCGGCTATTATGGACAGCCATCCAGATATAGGGACACAGAATTATAG
- the TJP2 gene encoding tight junction protein ZO-2 isoform X1: protein MGAAQGSTRSKPIGPAGGREQAPGMEELIWEQYTVTLQKDSKRGFGIAVSGGRDNPHFENGETSIVISDVLPGGPADGLLHENDRVVMVNGTLMENVPHSFAVQQLRKSGKVAVIVVKRPRKVQLTALRRSPSLDHDDRAFDVLDDQVEFDGRSARSGYSDRSWHSGHGGRSQSWGNSPDRNYRRDQDRGRNYSRDHSRERSYSRDGRRGRSIDRERSLDRERRRDWSRGRSIDRERSLDRERRRDWSRGRSIDRDDSYERGAGDYSPARDYSHRHQPDPRYDKEARSHSRDRLNSHSPLPEPRRQHEYPGQQYQDRPIGVLLTKSKPNEEYGLRLGSQIFIKEMTGTGLATKDGNLYEGDIILKINGTVTENMSLADARKLIEKSRGKLQLVVLRDRKQTLLNIPSLHDSDSEIEDISEIESNRSSSPQDDQKLYHSDFDSHSSNEKLKEKPNTKEDPPNRLSRMGAMPTPFKSTSDIAAAAAVMVTDTNKEPKYKDDPPVSQPKVAPRTFLRPSPEDEAIYGPNTKMVKFKKGDSVGLRLAGGNDVGIFVAGIQEGTSADQEGLQEGDQILKVNMQDFRGIVREDAVLYLLEIPKGETVTILAQSKYEVYRDIMACGRGDSFFIRSHFECEKESPQSLAFTRGEIFRVVDTLYDGKLGNWLAVRIGNELEKGIIPNKSRAEQMASVQNAQRDGSSDRADFWRMRGQRSGMKKNLRKSREDLTAIASVSTKFPAYERVLLREAGFKRPVVTFGPIADIAMEKLSNDFPDLYQTAKTEPKDAGSEKLTGVVRLNTVRQIIEQNKHALLDVTPKAVDLLNYTQWFPIVVFFNPDSKQGVKTMRQRLSPTSNKSSRKLFDQANKLKKTCSYLFTATINLNSANDSWYGSLKDTIQQQQVEAVWVSEGKMEGMDDDMEDRMSYLTAMGADYLSCDSRLISDLEDTDGEGGAYTDNELDEPSDEPSVSSISRSSEPVQHEESIRKPSPEPKAQMRRAGSREILRDPSPPPAFKPEPPKGKLQNKEDVYDFPKNYESKPNSSSIVSNETSAVLSKAAAPPVSVKPAFGRPILKTSQPAVPATEEEEEKAEEDVNGQESAPKSVLGKVKIFEKMDHKARLQRIQELQEAQNARLEMAQKHPDIYAVPIKTQKPDQNWPQPMSSRPPEPQKPPARPYLENRGSYGSEAEEEDYRRQLSDHSKRGYYGQPSRYRDTEL from the exons GCCCCAGGCATGGAAGAGTTGATATGGGAACAGTACACTGTGACCTTACAAAAG GATTCAAAAAGAGGGTTTGGGATTGCAGTTTCCGGTGGCAGAGACAACCctcattttgaaaatggtgaAACGTCCATAGTTATCTCAGATGTACTCCCAGGTGGCCCAGCAGATGGATTACTTCA CGAAAATGACCGGGTGGTCATGGTTAATGGGACCCTGATGGAAAATGTTCCCCATTCTTTTGCAGTGCAGCAGTTAAGAAAAAGTGGGAAAGTGGCTGTCATT gtAGTGAAAAGACCACGGAAAGTGCAGCTCACCGCTCTAAGGAGAAGCCCCTCTCTTGACCATGATGATAGAGCTTTCGATGTACTGGATGACCAAGTAGAGTTTGATGGCAGGAGTGCTCGAAGTGGCTATAGTGATCGGAGCTGGCATAGCGGCCATGGAGGGCGCAGCCAAAGCTGGGGAAACAGCCCTGATAGGAACTACCGAAGAGATCAAGATAGAGGGCGCAACTACAGCAGAGACCACAGCAGAGAACGCAGCTACAGCCGGGATGGACGTCGTGGCAGGAGCATCGACAGGGAGAGAAGCTTGGACCGAGAACGCAGAAGagactggagcaggggcaggagcatCGACAGGGAGAGAAGCTTGGACCGAGAACGCAGAAGagactggagcaggggcaggagcatCGACAGGGATGATAGCTATGAACGTGGTGCTGGTGACTACAGCCCAGCCAGGGATTACAGTCACAGACATCAGCCTGACCCTAGATATGACAAGGAAGCAAGGAGTCATAGTCGAGACAGACTGAATTCTCACAGCCCCTTGCCTGAACCACGACGCCAACACGAGTACCCAGGACAACAGTACCAGGATAGACCTATTGGTGTTCTCCTAACAAAAAGCAAACCCAATGAAG aGTATGGTCTCCGCCTTGGAAGTCAGATTTTCATAAAAGAAATGACCGGTACTGGCCTGGCAACTAAAGATGGTAATCTGTATGAAGGAGACATAATACTCAAG ATTAATGGTACAGTAACAGAGAATATGTCGCTAGCTGATGCCCGAAAATTGATTGAGAAATCACGAGGAAAACTCCAGTTGGTAGTCCTGAGAGACAGAAAACAGACACTGCTCAACATCCCTTCGTTGCATGACAGTGACTCAGAAATAGAAG ATATTTCTGAAATTGAGTCAAACCGATCAAGCTCCCCTCAAGATGACCAAAAATTATATCACTCTGATTTCGACTCTCATTCCTCCAATGAAAAACTGAAGGAAAAGCCAAA TACAAAAGAGGATCCACCCAACAGGTTGTCCAGGATGGGAGCAATGCCCACGCCTTTTAAATCAACCAGTGatatagctgctgctgctgctgtcatggTCACCGACACAAACAAAGAACCAAAGTACAAAGATGACCCGCCAG TATCTCAACCAAAAGTAGCCCCAAGAACCTTTCTTCGGCCTAGTCCTGAAGATGAAGCAATATACGG TCCTAATACGAAGATGGTAAAATTCAAGAAAGGAGACAGCGTGGGTCTACGGCTGGCAGGTGGGAATGATGTAGGGATATTTGTTGCTGGAATTCAAGAAGGCACTTCAGCTGACCAGGAGGGGCTACAGGAAGGAGATCAGATTCTTAAG GTAAACATGCAGGATTTTAGAGGCATTGTGCGGGAGGATGCTGTTCTCTACCTGTTAGAAATTCCCAAAGGTGAAACTGTGACCATTTTGGCTCAGAGCAAATATGAAG TGTATAGAGACATAATGGCCTGTGGCAGAGGAGATTCATTTTTCATAAGGAGTCACTTTGAATGTGAGAAGGAATCTCCACAGAGTTTAGCATTCACCAGAGGGGAGATCTTCCGAGTAGTTGATACACTGTACGACGGCAAACTGGGTAACTGGCTGGCTGTGAGAATTGGAAATGAACTGGAAAAGGGCATCATTCCAAATAAAAGCAG AGCTGAGCAAATGGCCAGTGTTCAGAATGCCCAAAGAGATGGCTCGAGTGACAGGGCAGATTTCTGGAGAATGCGTGGCCAACGATCTGGAATGAAAAAGAATCTGAGAAAGAGTCGTGAAGATCTGACAGCGATTGCATCTGTTAGCACAAAGTTCCCGGCCTATGAGCGAGTTCTGCTGCGAGAGG ctggTTTTAAGAGACCTGTGGTGACATTTGGCCCCATTGCAGATATAGCGATGGAAAAGCTGTCAAACGACTTCCCTGATCTGTATCAAACTGCCA AGACAGAACCCAAAGATGCAGGTTCAGAGAAGTTAACTGGTGTGGTGCGTTTAAATACTGTGAGGCAAATTATTGAGCAG AATAAACATGCTTTGTTGGATGTGACTCCTAAAGCAGTGGATCTGTTGAACTATACCCAGTGGTTCCCAATTGTAGTCTTCTTCAACCCAGACAGTAAACAGGGTGTGAAAACTATGAGACAAAGGCTAAGTCCCACATCTAACAAGAGTTCCCGGAAACTTTTCGATCAAGCAAATAAGCTGAAGAAGACTTGCTCCTATCTTTTTACAG CTACCATCAATTTGAATTCAGCCAATGATAGCTGGTACGGCAGCCTCAAAGATACAATTCAGCAACAGCAAGTTGAAGCAGTATGGGTATCGGAAGGAAAG ATGGAAGGAATGGATGATGACATGGAAGATCGCATGTCATACCTAACAGCTATGGGTGCTGACTACCTGAGCTGTGACAGCCGCTTGATCAGTGACTTGGAAGACACAGATGGAGAAGGAGGTGCATACACGGACAATGAGCTTGATGAGCCATCAGATGAACCAAGTGTTTCCTCTATTAGCCGATCTTCTGAGCCTGTGCAGCACGAGGAG AGTATAAGAAAACCCAGCCCAGAACCAAAAGCTCAAATGAGAAGGGCTGGTAGCAGAGAGATACTTAGAGATCCCAGCCCACCTCCAGCATTCAAGCCTGAGCCACCTAAG GGTAAACTACAAAACAAAGAGGATGTTTATGACTTTCCCAAGAACTATGAATCCAAACCAAATAGCTCTAGCATTGTCAGCAATGAGACTTCAGCTGTATTATCTAAAGCAGCAGCACCTCCTGTTTCTGTGAAACCTGCCTTTGGGCGTCCTATACTGAAGACATCTCAGCCAGCAGTTCCAgccacagaggaggaggaggaaaaggcagAGGAAGATGTAAATGGACAAGAGAGTGCTCCGAAATCTGTACTGGGGAAAGTTAAAATATTTGAGAAGATGGATCACAAGGCAAGGTTGCAAAGAATACAAGAGCTACAAGAGGCACAGAATGCCAGG CTGGAAATGGCTCAGAAACACCCAGATATCTATGCTGTCCCAATCAAAACACAGAAGCCAGACCAGAACTGGCCTCAGCCCATGAG TTCCAGACCTCCAGAGCCTCAGAAACCCCCTGCCCGGCCTTACTTAGAAAATCGAGGAAGTTATGGCAGTGAAGCAGAGGAGGAAGATTACCGTCGGCAGCTATCAGATCACTCCAAGCGCGGCTATTATGGACAGCCATCCAGATATAGGGACACAGAATTATAG
- the TJP2 gene encoding tight junction protein ZO-2 isoform X5 gives MEELIWEQYTVTLQKDSKRGFGIAVSGGRDNPHFENGETSIVISDVLPGGPADGLLHENDRVVMVNGTLMENVPHSFAVQQLRKSGKVAVIVVKRPRKVQLTALRRSPSLDHDDRAFDVLDDQVEFDGRSARSGYSDRSWHSGHGGRSQSWGNSPDRNYRRDQDRGRNYSRDHSRERSYSRDGRRGRSIDRERSLDRERRRDWSRGRSIDRERSLDRERRRDWSRGRSIDRDDSYERGAGDYSPARDYSHRHQPDPRYDKEARSHSRDRLNSHSPLPEPRRQHEYPGQQYQDRPIGVLLTKSKPNEEYGLRLGSQIFIKEMTGTGLATKDGNLYEGDIILKINGTVTENMSLADARKLIEKSRGKLQLVVLRDRKQTLLNIPSLHDSDSEIEDISEIESNRSSSPQDDQKLYHSDFDSHSSNEKLKEKPNTKEDPPNRLSRMGAMPTPFKSTSDIAAAAAVMVTDTNKEPKYKDDPPVSQPKVAPRTFLRPSPEDEAIYGPNTKMVKFKKGDSVGLRLAGGNDVGIFVAGIQEGTSADQEGLQEGDQILKVNMQDFRGIVREDAVLYLLEIPKGETVTILAQSKYEVYRDIMACGRGDSFFIRSHFECEKESPQSLAFTRGEIFRVVDTLYDGKLGNWLAVRIGNELEKGIIPNKSRAEQMASVQNAQRDGSSDRADFWRMRGQRSGMKKNLRKSREDLTAIASVSTKFPAYERVLLREAGFKRPVVTFGPIADIAMEKLSNDFPDLYQTAKTEPKDAGSEKLTGVVRLNTVRQIIEQNKHALLDVTPKAVDLLNYTQWFPIVVFFNPDSKQGVKTMRQRLSPTSNKSSRKLFDQANKLKKTCSYLFTATINLNSANDSWYGSLKDTIQQQQVEAVWVSEGKMEGMDDDMEDRMSYLTAMGADYLSCDSRLISDLEDTDGEGGAYTDNELDEPSDEPSVSSISRSSEPVQHEESIRKPSPEPKAQMRRAGSREILRDPSPPPAFKPEPPKGKLQNKEDVYDFPKNYESKPNSSSIVSNETSAVLSKAAAPPVSVKPAFGRPILKTSQPAVPATEEEEEKAEEDVNGQESAPKSVLGKVKIFEKMDHKARLQRIQELQEAQNARLEMAQKHPDIYAVPIKTQKPDQNWPQPMSSRPPEPQKPPARPYLENRGSYGSEAEEEDYRRQLSDHSKRGYYGQPSRYRDTEL, from the exons ATGGAAGAGTTGATATGGGAACAGTACACTGTGACCTTACAAAAG GATTCAAAAAGAGGGTTTGGGATTGCAGTTTCCGGTGGCAGAGACAACCctcattttgaaaatggtgaAACGTCCATAGTTATCTCAGATGTACTCCCAGGTGGCCCAGCAGATGGATTACTTCA CGAAAATGACCGGGTGGTCATGGTTAATGGGACCCTGATGGAAAATGTTCCCCATTCTTTTGCAGTGCAGCAGTTAAGAAAAAGTGGGAAAGTGGCTGTCATT gtAGTGAAAAGACCACGGAAAGTGCAGCTCACCGCTCTAAGGAGAAGCCCCTCTCTTGACCATGATGATAGAGCTTTCGATGTACTGGATGACCAAGTAGAGTTTGATGGCAGGAGTGCTCGAAGTGGCTATAGTGATCGGAGCTGGCATAGCGGCCATGGAGGGCGCAGCCAAAGCTGGGGAAACAGCCCTGATAGGAACTACCGAAGAGATCAAGATAGAGGGCGCAACTACAGCAGAGACCACAGCAGAGAACGCAGCTACAGCCGGGATGGACGTCGTGGCAGGAGCATCGACAGGGAGAGAAGCTTGGACCGAGAACGCAGAAGagactggagcaggggcaggagcatCGACAGGGAGAGAAGCTTGGACCGAGAACGCAGAAGagactggagcaggggcaggagcatCGACAGGGATGATAGCTATGAACGTGGTGCTGGTGACTACAGCCCAGCCAGGGATTACAGTCACAGACATCAGCCTGACCCTAGATATGACAAGGAAGCAAGGAGTCATAGTCGAGACAGACTGAATTCTCACAGCCCCTTGCCTGAACCACGACGCCAACACGAGTACCCAGGACAACAGTACCAGGATAGACCTATTGGTGTTCTCCTAACAAAAAGCAAACCCAATGAAG aGTATGGTCTCCGCCTTGGAAGTCAGATTTTCATAAAAGAAATGACCGGTACTGGCCTGGCAACTAAAGATGGTAATCTGTATGAAGGAGACATAATACTCAAG ATTAATGGTACAGTAACAGAGAATATGTCGCTAGCTGATGCCCGAAAATTGATTGAGAAATCACGAGGAAAACTCCAGTTGGTAGTCCTGAGAGACAGAAAACAGACACTGCTCAACATCCCTTCGTTGCATGACAGTGACTCAGAAATAGAAG ATATTTCTGAAATTGAGTCAAACCGATCAAGCTCCCCTCAAGATGACCAAAAATTATATCACTCTGATTTCGACTCTCATTCCTCCAATGAAAAACTGAAGGAAAAGCCAAA TACAAAAGAGGATCCACCCAACAGGTTGTCCAGGATGGGAGCAATGCCCACGCCTTTTAAATCAACCAGTGatatagctgctgctgctgctgtcatggTCACCGACACAAACAAAGAACCAAAGTACAAAGATGACCCGCCAG TATCTCAACCAAAAGTAGCCCCAAGAACCTTTCTTCGGCCTAGTCCTGAAGATGAAGCAATATACGG TCCTAATACGAAGATGGTAAAATTCAAGAAAGGAGACAGCGTGGGTCTACGGCTGGCAGGTGGGAATGATGTAGGGATATTTGTTGCTGGAATTCAAGAAGGCACTTCAGCTGACCAGGAGGGGCTACAGGAAGGAGATCAGATTCTTAAG GTAAACATGCAGGATTTTAGAGGCATTGTGCGGGAGGATGCTGTTCTCTACCTGTTAGAAATTCCCAAAGGTGAAACTGTGACCATTTTGGCTCAGAGCAAATATGAAG TGTATAGAGACATAATGGCCTGTGGCAGAGGAGATTCATTTTTCATAAGGAGTCACTTTGAATGTGAGAAGGAATCTCCACAGAGTTTAGCATTCACCAGAGGGGAGATCTTCCGAGTAGTTGATACACTGTACGACGGCAAACTGGGTAACTGGCTGGCTGTGAGAATTGGAAATGAACTGGAAAAGGGCATCATTCCAAATAAAAGCAG AGCTGAGCAAATGGCCAGTGTTCAGAATGCCCAAAGAGATGGCTCGAGTGACAGGGCAGATTTCTGGAGAATGCGTGGCCAACGATCTGGAATGAAAAAGAATCTGAGAAAGAGTCGTGAAGATCTGACAGCGATTGCATCTGTTAGCACAAAGTTCCCGGCCTATGAGCGAGTTCTGCTGCGAGAGG ctggTTTTAAGAGACCTGTGGTGACATTTGGCCCCATTGCAGATATAGCGATGGAAAAGCTGTCAAACGACTTCCCTGATCTGTATCAAACTGCCA AGACAGAACCCAAAGATGCAGGTTCAGAGAAGTTAACTGGTGTGGTGCGTTTAAATACTGTGAGGCAAATTATTGAGCAG AATAAACATGCTTTGTTGGATGTGACTCCTAAAGCAGTGGATCTGTTGAACTATACCCAGTGGTTCCCAATTGTAGTCTTCTTCAACCCAGACAGTAAACAGGGTGTGAAAACTATGAGACAAAGGCTAAGTCCCACATCTAACAAGAGTTCCCGGAAACTTTTCGATCAAGCAAATAAGCTGAAGAAGACTTGCTCCTATCTTTTTACAG CTACCATCAATTTGAATTCAGCCAATGATAGCTGGTACGGCAGCCTCAAAGATACAATTCAGCAACAGCAAGTTGAAGCAGTATGGGTATCGGAAGGAAAG ATGGAAGGAATGGATGATGACATGGAAGATCGCATGTCATACCTAACAGCTATGGGTGCTGACTACCTGAGCTGTGACAGCCGCTTGATCAGTGACTTGGAAGACACAGATGGAGAAGGAGGTGCATACACGGACAATGAGCTTGATGAGCCATCAGATGAACCAAGTGTTTCCTCTATTAGCCGATCTTCTGAGCCTGTGCAGCACGAGGAG AGTATAAGAAAACCCAGCCCAGAACCAAAAGCTCAAATGAGAAGGGCTGGTAGCAGAGAGATACTTAGAGATCCCAGCCCACCTCCAGCATTCAAGCCTGAGCCACCTAAG GGTAAACTACAAAACAAAGAGGATGTTTATGACTTTCCCAAGAACTATGAATCCAAACCAAATAGCTCTAGCATTGTCAGCAATGAGACTTCAGCTGTATTATCTAAAGCAGCAGCACCTCCTGTTTCTGTGAAACCTGCCTTTGGGCGTCCTATACTGAAGACATCTCAGCCAGCAGTTCCAgccacagaggaggaggaggaaaaggcagAGGAAGATGTAAATGGACAAGAGAGTGCTCCGAAATCTGTACTGGGGAAAGTTAAAATATTTGAGAAGATGGATCACAAGGCAAGGTTGCAAAGAATACAAGAGCTACAAGAGGCACAGAATGCCAGG CTGGAAATGGCTCAGAAACACCCAGATATCTATGCTGTCCCAATCAAAACACAGAAGCCAGACCAGAACTGGCCTCAGCCCATGAG TTCCAGACCTCCAGAGCCTCAGAAACCCCCTGCCCGGCCTTACTTAGAAAATCGAGGAAGTTATGGCAGTGAAGCAGAGGAGGAAGATTACCGTCGGCAGCTATCAGATCACTCCAAGCGCGGCTATTATGGACAGCCATCCAGATATAGGGACACAGAATTATAG